In a genomic window of Procambarus clarkii isolate CNS0578487 chromosome 10, FALCON_Pclarkii_2.0, whole genome shotgun sequence:
- the LOC123773908 gene encoding LOW QUALITY PROTEIN: sialidase-like (The sequence of the model RefSeq protein was modified relative to this genomic sequence to represent the inferred CDS: deleted 3 bases in 3 codons) has translation MDITPRYRELETPEQGNLSTPVDSSPHPSTPLHTRRHLPTPVDTSPHPSTPPHTRRLTLHTRRHLSTPVDTSPHPSTPLHTRRHLSTPVDSSPHPSTPLHTRRHLSTPVDSSPHTRRHLSTPVDTSPHPSTPLHTRRHLSTPVDSSPHTRRHLSTPVDTSPHPSTPLHTPVDTSPHPSTPLHTPVDTSPHPSTPLHTRRHLSTPVDTSPHPSTPLHTPVDTSPPPSTPLHTRRHLSTPVDTSPHPSTPSTPVDSSPHPSTPLHTRRHLSTPVDSSPHTRRHLSTPVDTSPHPSTPLHTRRHLSTPVDSSPHTRRHLSTPVDTSPHPSTPLHTPVDTSPHPSTPLHTPVDTSPHPSTPLHTRRHLSTPVDTSPHTRRHLSTPVDTSPHPSTPLHTPVDSSPHPSTPSTPVDSSPHTRRHLSTPVDSSPHTRRHLSTPVDTSPHPSTPSTPVDSSPHTRRHLSTPVDTSPHPRRHLSTPPSTPLHTPVDTSPHTRRHLSTHPSTPLHTRRHLSTHPSTPLHTPVDTSPHTCRHLSTPVDSSPHPSTPLHTPVDTSPHPSTPLHTPVDTSPHPSTPLHTRRHLSTPVDTSPHTRRLLSTPVDTSPHPSTPLHTRRLTPVCVEILNSGAPVG, from the exons atggatattactccGAGGTATAGggagttggaaaccccagagcaaggcaa ccTCTCCACACCCGTCGACTCCTCTCCACACCCGTCGACGCCTCTCCACACCCGTCGACACCTCCCCACACCCGTCGACACCTCTCCACACCCGTCGACACCTCCCCACACCCGTCGACTCACTCTCCACACCCGTCGACACCTCTCCACACCCGTCGACACCTCTCCACACCCGTCGACACCTCTCCACACCCGTCGACACCTCTCCACACCCGTCGACTCCTCTCCACACCCGTCGACTCCTCTCCACACCCGTCGACACCTCTCCACACCCGTCGACTCCTCTCCACACACCCGTCGACACCTCTCCACACCCGTCGACACCTCTCCACACCCGTCGACTCCTCTCCACACCCGTCGACACCTCTCCACACCCGTCGACTCCTCTCCACACACCCGTCGACACCTCTCCACACCCGTCGACACCTCTCCACACCCGTCGACACCTCTCCACACACCCGTCGACACCTCTCCACACCCGTCGACTCCTCTCCACACACCCGTCGACACCTCTCCACACCCGTCGACACCTCTCCACACCCGTCGACACCTCTCCACACCCGTCGACACCTCTCCACACCCGTCGACACCTCTCCACACCCCCGTCGACACCTCTCCACCCCCGTCGACACCTCTCCACACCCGTCGACACCTCTCCACACCCGTCGACACCTCTCCACACCCGTCGACACCT TCCACACCCGTCGACTCCTCTCCACACCCGTCGACTCCTCTCCACACCCGTCGACACCTCTCCACACCCGTCGACTCCTCTCCACACACCCGTCGACACCTCTCCACACCCGTCGACACCTCTCCACACCCGTCGACTCCTCTCCACACCCGTCGACACCTCTCCACACCCGTCGACTCCTCTCCACACACCCGTCGACACCTCTCCACACCCGTCGACACCTCTCCACACCCGTCGACACCTCTCCACACACCCGTCGACACCTCTCCACACCCGTCGACTCCTCTCCACACACCCGTCGACACCTCTCCACACCCGTCGACACCTCTCCACACCCGTCGACACCTCTCCACACCCGTCGACACCTCTCCACACACCCGTCGACACCTCTCCACACCCGTCGACACCTCTCCACACCCGTCGACACCTCTCCACACACCCGTCGACTCCTCTCCACACCCGTCGACACCT TCCACACCCGTCGACTCCTCTCCACACACCCGTCGACACCTCTCCACACCCGTCGACTCCTCTCCACACACCCGTCGACACCTCTCCACACCCGTCGACACCTCTCCACACCCGTCGACACCT TCCACACCCGTCGACTCCTCTCCACACACCCGTCGACACCTCTCCACACCCGTCGACACCTCTCCACACCCCCGTCGACACCTCTCCACACCCCCGTCGACACCTCTCCACACCCCCGTCGACACCTCTCCACACACCCGTCGACACCTCTCCACACACCCGTCGACACCTCTCCACACCCGTCGACACCTCTCCACACACCCGTCGACACCTCTCCACACACCCGTCGACACCTCTCCACACACCTGTCGACACCTCTCCACACCCGTCGACTCCTCTCCACACCCGTCGACACCTCTCCACACACCTGTCGACACCTCTCCACACCCGTCGACACCTCTCCACACACCCGTCGACACCTCTCCACACCCGTCGACACCTCTCCACACCCGTCGACACCTCTCCACACCCGTCGACACCTCTCCACACACCCGTCGACTCCTCTCCACACCCGTCGACACCTCTCCACACCCGTCGACACCTCTCCACACCCGTCGACTAACGCCAGTCTGTGTAGAAATACTTAATTCTGGAGCACCAGTGGGCTAG